In Toxotes jaculatrix isolate fToxJac2 chromosome 11, fToxJac2.pri, whole genome shotgun sequence, a single genomic region encodes these proteins:
- the myoz1a gene encoding myozenin-1a yields MPLGTPAPLNKRKKPSKIITDLSHITQDEYESEPEASEFDLGTKIRTPKDIMLEELSLMKNRGSKMFKMRQQRVEKFIYENNPDVFSSESMDNFQKFVPSLGGQIGGQMINLGGHFVSKQAEHLHYGGIHGVGGAPVPPPKPGSKGAGGAGGVGGVGGAGGLGGGDLGKGEGASEWSPLKGGGSDTLSKRQMYVKTYVSPWEKAMKGDESLLATLKAAMPGPIERKELPKYRCFNRSAMPYGGFEKANQFLKFQLPDSEASKQEPEPAVVYQHDIGCRPSFNRTPIGWVGSSEPSSIHMENDAVPFDGETDEL; encoded by the exons ATGCCTCTGGGAACACCTGCCCCCCTAAACAAGCGGAAAAAGCCCTCCAAGATCATAACTGACCTATCACATATCACTCAGGATG AGTATGAGTCGGAGCCAGAGGCATCGGAGTTCGACCTGGGAACAAAGATCAGGACTCCCAAAGACATCATGCTGGAGGAGCTTTCCCTGATGAAGAACCGAGGCTCCAAGATGTTCAAGATGAGGCAGCAGAGAGTGGAGAAGTTCATCTATGAGAACAACCCAGACGTCTTCAGCAGTGAGTCGATG GACAACTTCCAGAAGTTTGTTCCCTCTCTGGGAGGTCAGATAGGAGGTCAGATGATAAACCTTGGTGGGCATTTTGTTAGCAAGCAGGCTGAACATCTGCATTATGGAGGGATACACGGTGTAGGAGGAGCCCCTGTGCCTCCTCCAAAGCCTGGAAGCAAAggtgcaggaggagcaggaggtgtAGGAGGTGTAGGAGGTGCAGGAGGACTGGGTGGTGGCGACCTTGGAAAAGGAGAAGGAGCTAGTGAGTGGTCTCCACTAAAAG GAGGCGGAAGTGATACTTTATCAAAGAGGCAGATGTATGTGAAGACGTACGTGTCGCCATGGGAGAAGGCAATGAAGGGTGATGAGAGTCTGTTAGCCACCCTGAAAGCAGCCATGCCCGGTCCCATTGAGCGAAAGGAGCTGCCCAAGTACAGATGCTTCAACAG GTCTGCCATGCCCTACGGCGGCTTCGAGAAGGCTAACCAGTTCCTGAAATTCCAGCTGCCAGACTCTGAGGCATCCAAACAGGAGCCTGAACCTGCAGTGGTGTACCAACATGACATCGGCTGCCGGCCTTCCTTCAACCGCACTCCCATTGGCTGGGTGGGCAGCAGCGAGCCCAGCAGCATTCATATGGAGAACGATGCTGTGCCCTTCGATGGAGAAACTGATGAGCTGTGA
- the synpo2la gene encoding synaptopodin 2-like protein has product MVAEEVIITLSGGAPWGFRLQGGLEHQKPLQVAKVRKRSKACRAGLREADELVSINEQPCGTLSHAQAMNLIDSSSGLLHIRVKRAPAGFQSVVLVTRAPSPRIDKEYRAALRAMSPSHPHHAPVREVHRSRSSLTSGLTSPPGSEAYYGETDSDADVAGYERQRRQKRRSPSNSNPGKPTGRASPEGGETSEMSGYDSAPDAHVYPTLLDGRGGDGHAGGGLPGVARREVIYQPSVPGMWSSQTSTETSSIISSADDQGPRDGGQEEDSGFLEPANVPLVSPERAKEALMLGSRNQLVPMVGPVNKPIDEELTTTYMEKAKQAKLNRGDTVQDKHVKEAKSKCRTIASLLTDAPNPHSKGVLMFKKRRQRSKKYTLTSFGSVDEDRCPDSQEEDGVLPGSESEFDEDGFSAVPDPTWDSDYLDMLEKRATAGIEGRGDGAEDAPSPGLSDTTGKGAQLFEQQRKRAAEHAKKVEAAQPQAPPQSQVQEQAQIYQLHPEMQSQMQPNLQPQQLIPPGSTTIQQELSQVPSPVAVGAHGVSNGDLSYSAASTATMVMSPPSVAPKPATASVTILTSPAPPSETPLPELPASNVLNRTARPFTPGFISIRAATAPVTFRPPVTKTTQRPASAAVVPPPFSTPAELAINAPSVISQLPPGPPLALSPPSSIPQGPFVPTPEAPVTFHPPAISTSVETMQSAPSITTAHQAPFATVPSMSMSSIPPAPQAPVVPAPVPPVSQIPGSADPTASMPPLQVPVSQPPPPQFSMAPVAQVAAVTQPEAVAPTPVPGPSGRTGILLEARRRSGKVKPMFNMPDVKKNSPNPELLSMVQNLDDRSTRYKHGQTPAEANYDAAEEERYGEAAMGRVPPPVAPKPRVIHEAPQILQAGGKGAQLFARRQSRMGMYVVDTPPETSYQQEVTMHNAVQPLDSSLSPSTPSQWKYSPNVRAPPPIGYNPLFAPSIPTGPQRDTSKPDSKGRGGSQREGIKALDFMRRQPYQLNSAMFNYGGSTTNLSAMPSYQAQRQQQGDYSTTMVGSSLISPKQIPLKTARVYEIKRFSTPTPMSAPTLAPKVIAPRSATTLGERLTHSGMTSPPPAPFTPGPAPYLTPAPVSVPTPVSPPTQPAGLPSLPKFSATPIPNPVPPAVPTPYTPVSYTTGLQAAKQFQSAPELSILSSLPPLKSNPVQAPKPRFVATKGGVQPRVWRPGAM; this is encoded by the exons aTGGTTGCAGAGGAAGTGATTATTACATTGTCTGGTGGAGCGCCATGGGGCTTTCGTCTCCAGGGAGGCTTGGAACATCAGAAACCGCTCCAGGTGGCTAAG GTACGTAAACGCAGCAAGGCGTGCAGGGCTGGGCTGCGGGAGGCTGATGAGCTGGTGTCCATCAACGAACAGCCATGTGGAACGCTATCACACGCCCAGGCCATGAACCTCATAGACAGCTCCTCTGGGTTATTACACATCCGGGTCAAAAG GGCCCCTGCTGGTTTTCAGTCTGTGGTGCTTGTGACCCGTGCCCCATCTCCCCGTATAGACAAAGAGTACCGCGCTGCTCTGCGTGCCATGTCACCCTCTCACCCCCACCATGCACCTGTCCGTGAGGTCCACCGTAGCCGCTCCTCCCTGACCAGTGGCTTGACATCTCCACCTGGCAGTGAGGCTTACTATGGTGAGACTGACAGTGATGCAGACGTGGCGGGCTATGAGAGGCAGCGCCGGCAGAAACGTCGCAGCCCCAGCAACTCCAACCCTGGGAAACCGACAGGACGAGCCTCCCCTGAGGGCGGTGAGACATCAGAGATGAGTGGCTATGACAGCGCTCCAGATGCACACGTTTACCCCACTTTGTTGGATGGACGCGGGGGAGATGGACATGCAGGAGGGGGGCTACCGGGGGTGGCAAGGAGGGAGGTGATTTACCAGCCTTCTGTTCCAGGAATGTGGTCCTCCCAGACATCCACTGAGAcctcctccatcatctcctcAGCAGATGACCAGGGGCCACGGGATGGAGGGCAAGAAGAGGACAGTGGCTTTCTAGAGCCAGCCAATGTGCCACTGGTTTCCCCTGAGAGGGCAAAGGAGGCCTTAATGCTGGGCTCCCGCAACCAGCTTGTACCCATGGTGGGTCCTGTGAATAAACCCATAGACGAAGAGCTTACAACAACCTACATGGAAAAGGCCAAACAAGCCA AATTGAACCGAGGAGATACAGTGCAAGACAAGCATGTAAAGGAAGCCAAAAGCAAGTGTCGAACAATTGCATCCCTGCTGACTGATGCTCCCAACCCTCACTCCAAGGGAGTACTGATGTTCAAGAAGAGGCGGCAGCGCTCTAAGAAGTACACCCTCACCAGCTTTGGTAGTGTGGATGAAGACAGGTGTCCAGACTCACAAGAGGAGGATGGGGTACTTCCTGGCAGTGAATCAGAGTTTGATGAGGATGGCTTCTCAGCTGTTCCTGACCCAACATGGGATAGTGACTACTTGGATATGCTGGAGAAAAGGGCAACTGCAGGCATTGAAGGTCGGGGGGATGGAGCAGAGGACGCTCCGAGTCCAGGATTGAGTGACACTACAGGCAAGGGTGCCCAATTGTttgagcagcagagaaagagagctgcTGAGCATGCCAAGAAGGTGGAGGCAGCACAACCTCAGGCTCCTCCACAGTCTCAGGTCCAAGAGCAGGCTCAGATTTACCAGCTGCATCCAGAGATGCAATCACAAATGCAACCAAACCTCCAGCCTCAGCAGTTAATACCACCTGGGTCTACAACCATACAGCAAGAACTCTCCCAGGTTCCAAGTCCAGTTGCAGTTGGTGCCCATGGGGTGTCTAATGGGGATCTATCCTACTCTGCAGCTAGCACAGCTACTATGGTGATGTCACCTCCATCTGTGGCACCCAAACCAGCCACTGCCTCAGTGACTATTCTGACCAGTCCTGCACCACCATCTGAAACACCATTACCAGAACTACCTGCTAGTAATGTTCTCAACAGAACCGCACGTCCTTTCACTCCTGGCTTCATCAGCATCCGAGCAGCGACTGCCCCCGTAACGTTCCGACCACCAGTCACAAAGACGACCCAGCGTCCTGCCTCAGCAGCTGTTGTGCCACCACCATTCTCCACTCCCGCTGAACTAGCCATTAATGCTCCATCAGTAATATCACAACTACCTCCTGGTCCTCCTTTAGCACTCTCCCCACCATCCTCCATACCTCAAGGTCCTTTTGTTCCGACACCAGAGGCTCCAGTTACCTTTCATCCTCCAGCCATCTCTACCTCAGTAGAGACAATGCAGTCAGCACCATCAATAACTACTGCTCATCAGGCTCCATTTGCAACTGTGCCCTCAATGTCTATGTCTTCCATACCCCCAGCCCCACAAGCACCAGTGGTTCCAGCTCCTGTTCCTCCTGTTTCCCAAATTCCTGGTTCAGCCGACCCAACTGCCTCAATGCCTCCACTTCAAGTTCCAGTTTCTCAGCCACCACCACCTCAATTTTCTATGGCACCTGTAGCTCAAGTGGCAGCAGTCACACAGCCAGAAGCTGTAGCTCCAACCCCTGTTCCTGGTCCATCAGGTCGCACAGGAATCTTACTTGAGGCTCGACGGCGTAGTGGCAAAGTCAAACCCATGTTCAATATGCCAGATGTCAAAAAGAACTCCCCTAATCCTGAGCTACTGTCTATGGTACAGAACCTGGATGACAGGTCCACGCGATACAAACATGGGCAAACACCTGCTGAAGCTAACTATGatgcagcagaagaagagaggtaTGGTGAGGCTGCCATGGGGAGAGTGCCTCCTCCAGTGGCACCCAAGCCTCGGGTCATCCACGAAGCCCCACAGATTCTTCAAGCAGGGGGTAAGGGAGCCCAGCTGTTTGCCCGCAGGCAGAGCCGAATGGGTATGTATGTAGTGGACACCCCACCTGAGACCTCTTACCAGCAGGAAGTGACCATGCACAATGCAGTCCAACCCCTTGACTCTTCCCTCAGTCCTTCCACTCCGTCTCAGTGGAAATACTCCCCGAATGTCCGTGCCCCTCCACCCATTGGGTACAATCCACTTTTTGCCCCTTCTATCCCTACGGGGCCTCAGAGGGATACAAGCAAGCCAGACAGCAAGGGCAGAGGAGGCTCACAAAGAGAGGGTATCAAAGCACTGGATTTCATGAGAAGGCAGCCCTACCAGCTCAACTCTGCCATGTTCAACTATGGGGGCAGTACTACTAATCTATCAGCCATGCCTTCTTACCAggcccagaggcagcagcagggtgaTTACTCAACAACAATGGTGGGCAGTTCATTAATCTCACCTAAGCAGATACCCCTAAAAACAGCCCGTGTCTATGAGATCAAGCGATtctccacacccacacccatGTCAGCTCCCACCTTGGCTCCAAAAGTCATTGCACCCCGTTCAGCTACAACCCTTGGAGAACGTTTGACTCACTCCGGAATGACCTCCCCACCTCCTGCTCCTTTCACTCCAGGCCCAGCCCCTTATTTAACACCAGCACCAGTCAGTGTCCCAACCCCAGTTTCACCTCCCACCCAACCAGCTGGATTGCCCAGCCTCCCAAAATTCTCTGCCACCCCTATTCCAAACCCTGTGCCCCCTGCAGTCCCTACACCTTACACTCCAGTATCCTACACCACTGGGCTCCAGGCAGCCAAGCAGTTCCAGAGCGCTCCTGAGCTCAGTATCCTTTCCTCCTTGCCCCCACTAAAGTCCAACCCAGTTCAGGCACCCAAACCCCGTTTTGTTGCCACGAAGGGAGGCGTCCAGCCCCGTGTCTGGAGGCCAGGTGCAATGTGA
- the hhat gene encoding protein-cysteine N-palmitoyltransferase HHAT — protein sequence MTSKSKAQLAPLPWTEILAYWVLSFGSHLYSFYHLHKFSKEHEAGLEREFQLDKGLLKDFKRDPSDFEWSFWTEWAKKSLLWTLTGHGVISRLTSIFYPKLRIPALTIYGLLAASSVLGVKGVSVLLVHLGLSFSVAQLRKPSLSWACNLLLLSTLHIQPLQEIQRSWYRTEEEYYLLLFSVAVCGLRFISFSLEHCWRPPDHGGAVQLCWLFSYTFYHPFFYNGPIISYKDYIEQMRRPAEESDRDKSALSYLVLRSGRIILWWCIAEYMIHVMYMHSIQSNETYLEILPPWALGGLALALVQFFYVKYLVLFGLPSMLATLDKLVPPKLPCCVSIMYSFTGMWRHFDEGLYRWLIRYIYVPLGGSRHGPLYKMLSTGLAFGFVCLWHGGHDYLQYWALMNWAGVLVENGLKSLFASSFIHSIVEQNFSATMKRRSIALLSAFSTAMLILSNLVFLGGIHVGKIFWKRVFIQGWSTMALPMLAFLYCFAQVGLEWTSRPP from the exons ATGACATCTAAATCAAAGGCCCAGCTGGCACCGCTGCCATGGACAGAGATCCTTGCGTATTGGGTGCTGTCCTTTGGCTCGCATCTGTACTCTTTCTACCATCTGCACAAGTTCTCTAAAG AGCACGAAGCAGGATTAGAGAGAGAATTCCAGTTGGATAAAGGCCTTCTTAAGGATTTTAAAAGG GACCCATCAGACTTTGAGTGGAGTTTCTGGACTGAATGGGCTAAGAAGTCTTTACTGTGGACCCTGACCGGTCATGGTGTCATATCAAGACTGACCAGCATCTTTTACCCCAAG CTTCGGATTCCAGCACTCACAATATATGGCCTCTTGGCAGCCAGCAGCGTGTTGGGGGTTaaaggtgtgagtgtgttgctgGTACATCTGGGCCTGTCCTTTTCAGTGGCCCAACTGCGAAAGCCCTCTCTGTCATGGGCATgtaacctgctgctgctctccacaCTTCACATCCAACCACTACAAGAGATCCAG AGAAGCTGGtacaggacagaggaggagtacTATCTGCTGCTCTTCAGTGTTGCTGTCTGTGGTCTGCGCTTCATCAGCTTCAGCCTGGAGCATTGCTGGCGTCCTCCAGACCATGGTGGAGCTGTGCAGCTCTGTTGGTTGTTTTCATACACCTTCTATCATCCTTTTTTCTACAATGGACCCATTATCTCATACAAAGACTACATTGAGCAG ATGCGAAGGCCTGCTGAGGAGAGTGACAGGGACAAATCTGCTTTGAGTTATTTGGTGCTCAGGTCAGGACGGATCATACTGTGGTGGTGCATTGCAGAATACATGATCCATGTAATGTACATGCACTCCATCCAGTCTAATGAGACCTACTTAGAAATTCTTCCTCCTTGGGCCTTGG GCGGTCTGGCCCTGGCCCTCGTCCAGTTCTTCTATGTAAAGTATCTGGTTCTGTTTGGCCTTCCATCCATGCTGGCTACTTTGGATAAACTAGTACCCCCAAAGCTTCCTTGCTGTGTCAGCATCATGTACAGCTTCACAGGGATGTGGAG GCACTTTGACGAGGGGCTGTATCGATGGCTCATCAG ATACATCTATGTGCCATTGGGAGGTTCGCGACATGGCCCTCTTTACAAAATGTTATCCACTGGCCTTGCGTTTGGATTCGTCTGCCTCTGGCACGGTGGCCATGACTACTTACAGTACTGGGCCCTGATGAACTGGGCTGGAGTTCTGGTGGAAAACGGATTGAAGTCTCTCTTTGCTTCATCCTTTATTCACTCCATTGTT GAGCAGAATTTCTCTGCAACAATGAAAAGACGTTCCATTGcccttctctctgccttctcCACTGCCATGCTCATCCTGTCTAATCTGGTGTTCCTTGGGGGGATACATGTTGGCAAAATCTTCTGGAAGCGTGTCTTCATTCAAG gCTGGTCTACCATGGCCCTGCCTATGCTGGCTTTCCTCTACTGCTTTGCTCAGGTTGGACTTGAATGGACTTCTCGCCCACCATGA